The following are encoded in a window of Phaseolus vulgaris cultivar G19833 chromosome 3, P. vulgaris v2.0, whole genome shotgun sequence genomic DNA:
- the LOC137807224 gene encoding CRM-domain containing factor CFM3, chloroplastic/mitochondrial has protein sequence MALQPIPLNCASSTLCRSSSMHSLLFQHQAHVAFKFRVSSSNQIPQVQTQQQVKIVKKQKKNSHRPSFFHQIQDKWSHKSGSQREKFPWQESQHEEEQRQHHQQQQPQKEERREKLQNMEKPRASNFQFPKRFSPWPQAVNPSNARFASESYDSEEEDAEGVKGSGGSVGEGREGTVSKVSNVSERVNGERKKRRSNTLLAERTIPEHELGRLRKIALRTMERFDVGVKGITQELVALVHQKWRDSEVVKFKFGIPLSTQMKKAHQLLESKIGGIVIWRSGSSIVLYRGMTYKFPCVELYKKVNHVDNSLLGSGSDREASVQETAGTTESFIQDSEEYLKDMSENELMEMCDLNHLLDELGPRFIDWTGRQPLPVDADLLPAVVPGYKTPFRLLPYGLRPCLTNKEMTNFRRLARTTAPHFALGRNRDLQGIASAMVKLWETSAIAKIAIKRGVPFTNNDRMAEELGKLTGGTLLSRNKEYIVFYRGNDFLPPVVTNTLNERQKQNLLHQEEEEKARQIALSITVSKTKASQVPLIAGTLAETRAATSNWGHQPNKQQIENMLRDSALSKLSALIKNHEKRLALAKAKFRKAEKALAKVLRDMDPADIPTDSETLTNEERFLFRKIGMSMKPYLLLGRRDVYSGTIENMHLHWKYRELVKLILKGRNPAQVKHIAISLEAESGGVLVSVDKDNRGHHIIIVYRGKNYSSPYVVRPKNLLTRRQAMARSVELQRREALKHHILDLQERIGLLKSEREDMKNGKEIDGSKTLHSTLDNPVSSDNDLEEIECNEIYFGEDDSDDEDMKNGKEIDGSKTLHSTLDNPVSSDNDLEEIECNEIYFGEDDSDDEDKKHQNT, from the exons ATGGCGCTTCAACCAATTCCATTGAATTGTGCTTCTTCCACACTGTGTCGCTCTTCTTCTATGCATTCTCTGCTTTTCCAACACCAGGCCCACGTCGCTTTCAAATTCAGAGTTTCTTCTTCGAACCAGATACCGCAGGTTCAGACTCAACAACAAGTGAAGATAGTGAAGAAGCAAAAGAAGAACAGTCACAGACCAAGCTTCTTTCATCAAATTCAAGATAAATGGTCCCATAAATCGGGGTCCCAAAGAGAAAAATTCCCATGGCAAGAATCCCAACACGAGGAGGAACAACGACAACACcaccaacaacaacaaccacaGAAAGAAGAAAGGCGTGAGAAGTTGCAAAATATGGAAAAGCCTCGAGCATCGAATTTTCAGTTTCCGAAGCGTTTTTCGCCGTGGCCACAAGCAGTGAACCCGAGCAATGCACGGTTTGCTTCTGAATCTTATGATTCCGAGGAGGAGGACGCTGAGGGTGTCAAAggttctggtggttctgttggtgAAGGGAGAGAGGGAACGGTGTCTAAGGTTTCAAATGTATCAGAGAGAGTGAATGGGGAGAGGAAAAAGAGAAGAAGCAACACGCTGCTGGCGGAGAGGACGATTCCTGAACATGAGTTGGGGAGGCTGAGAAAGATTGCGCTGAGGACGATGGAGAGGTTCGATGTAGGAGTGAAGGGCATCACGCAGGAGTTGGTGGCTTTAGTTCACCAAAAGTGGAGGGATAGCGAAGTCGTGAAGTTCAAGTTTGGTATTCCTCTTTCTACTCAAATGAAAAAGGCTCATCAACTCCTTGAG AGTAAAATTGGGGGCATAGTGATATGGCGATCGGGCAGTTCCATAGTATTGTATCGGGGTATGACCTACAAGTTTCCCTGCGTTGAATTGTATAAGAAAGTGAATCATGTGGATAACTCACTACTTGGAAGTGGAAGTGATAGAGAAGCGAGTGTCCAAGAAACAGCTGGAACTACAGAGTCATTTATCCAAGACTCTGAAGAGTATTTGAAGGACATGAGTGAAAACGAATTGATGGAAATGTGTGACCTCAACCATTTGTTAGATGAATTGGGTCCACGTTTCATAGATTGGACAGGCCGTCAACCATTGCCAGTTGATGCGGACTTGTTGCCTGCTGTGGTTCCAGGATATAAAACCCCATTCAGACTTCTTCCCTATGGATTACGGCCTTGTTTAACCAACAAAGAAATGACCAACTTCCGTAGACTTGCAAGAACAACAGCTCCACACTTTGCCCTTG GCAGAAACAGAGATTTACAAGGTATAGCTAGTGCTATGGTCAAGCTGTGGGAAACAAGTGCTATTGCAAAAATAGCCATCAAACGAGGTGTTCCCTTTACAAATAATGACAGGATGGCGGAAGAACTCGGG AAATTGACTGGGGGAACTCTACTTTCCAGAAATAAAGAATATATTGTATTTTACAGGGGCAATGACTTCTTGCCTCCTGTTGTCACAAATACACTGAATGAGAGACAGAAACAAAACCTCCTCCAtcaagaagaggaagagaaagCACGACAAATTGCTTTGTCTATTACTGTGTCAAAAACCAAAGCATCTCAAGTGCCATTAATTGCTGGCACCCTTGCTGAGACTAGGGCTGCAACCTCCAATTGGGGACACCAACCAAATAAGCAACAAATTGAGAACATGTTGAGAGATTCTGCCTTGAGTAAACTTTCTGCTTTAATAAAAAACCATGAGAAGAGACTAGCTTTA GCTAAAGCAAAGTTCAGGAAGGCTGAGAAGGCTTTAGCAAAAGTTCTGCGTGATATGGATCCAGCTGACATTCCTACTGATTCGGAAACATTAACTAATGAAGAGAGATTTTTATTTAGGAAGATTGGTATGAGCATGAAACCATATTTACTTTTAG GGAGGCGAGATGTTTATTCTGGCACCATAGAAAACATGCACCTACACTGGAAATATCGTGAGTTGGTAAAGCTAATTCTGAAAGGAAGAAATCCAGCCCAAGTCAAGCATATCGCTATATCTTTGGAAGCTGAGAGTGGAGGGGTGCTAGTGTCTGTAGATAAGGACAACAGAGGTCACCATATCATTATTGTGTATCGTGGGAAGAACTATTCCAGTCCATATGTTGTGAGACCCAAAAACTTGTTGACACGAAGGCAGGCAATGGCTCGATCTGTTGAGCTTCAAAGACGTGAG GCTCTAAAACATCATATCTTAGACTTACAGGAGAGAATTGGGTTGCTGAAATCTGAGCGG GAGGATATGAAGAATGGGAAGGAGATTGATGGTAGCAAAACTCTGCACTCAACACTGGACAATCCTGTTTCCTCTGACAATGACTTGGAAGAg ATCGAATGTAATGAGATTTATTTCGGGGAAGATGACAGTGATGATGAGGATATGAAGAATGGGAAGGAGATTGATGGTAGCAAAACTCTGCACTCAACACTGGACAATCCTGTTTCCTCTGACAATGACTTGGAAGAg ATCGAATGTAATGAGATTTATTTCGGGGAAGATGACAGTGATGATGAGGATAAGAAACATCAAAATACTTAA